The Drosophila mauritiana strain mau12 chromosome 2R, ASM438214v1, whole genome shotgun sequence genome has a segment encoding these proteins:
- the LOC117138628 gene encoding uncharacterized protein LOC117138628 encodes MHLSYGQLKVVLILALLQELQVKPQREVFQELFEKDLRLCPDCFVGQKEQCGEIFQKIAEPSDWSRLVKAISLLVDRRAIHYLRLKDQDQEVQLVAKRKIIDAHSYQMKNVKRAFYELEERPGGFHLCRTQAREPRFVSYLEQRGHAAASVWFYMMHYVSPLLMQELHLQGFPVPTPYASCGLTHFQSYAGRTLAHYVDAEEGLRVELALQLIQLSLKLTFGFADFRIILTDFTADNLAYDEETKKVYLIDLDSVVLVDASTAAGQAEKYEPLPGEGFTFDVSAFCSGHHLDANIYQACLLLRDSLLKNLDNEKLQLLLEQCVACQDDFCDMRFQHAYDLIKVLESKN; translated from the coding sequence ATGCACCTGTCATACGGCCAACTGAAAGTGGTGCTCATTTTGGCCCTGCTGCAGGAGCTGCAGGTGAAGCCGCAGCGGGAGGTGTTCCAGGAGCTTTTCGAGAAGGATCTGCGCTTGTGTCCAGACTGTTTCGTTGGACAGAAAGAGCAGTGCGGTGAAATCTTCCAGAAAATTGCAGAGCCCTCGGATTGGAGTAGACTTGTGAAAGCCATTTCGTTGCTCGTTGATCGTCGAGCGATTCACTATCTAAGGCTAAAAGACCAGGATCAGGAAGTCCAGCTGGTGGCCAAAAGAAAGATCATTGATGCGCATAGCTATCAGATGAAAAATGTGAAAAGAGCTTTCTATGAACTAGAGGAGCGACCTGGTGGTTTTCATCTCTGCCGAACTCAGGCAAGGGAACCCCGTTTCGTTTCGTATTTGGAGCAGCGTGGACATGCCGCCGCCAGTGTGTGGTTCTACATGATGCACTACGTCAGTCCGCTGCTCATGCAGGAACTGCATCTGCAGGGCTTTCCAGTGCCTACCCCATACGCCTCCTGCGGACTGACACATTTTCAATCATACGCTGGACGCACATTAGCTCATTACGTCGATGCCGAAGAAGGTTTGCGTGTGGAACTGGCCCTCCAGTTAATCCAGCTCTCCCTCAAGCTGACTTTTGGCTTCGCGGACTTTCGCATTATTTTAACCGATTTCACGGCCGATAATTTGGCTTACGACGAAGAAACCAAGAAGGTGTACCTCATTGATTTGGACTCCGTGGTCCTGGTGGACGCTTCAACCGCAGCAGGACAAGCCGAAAAGTACGAACCGCTTCCCGGCGAGGGCTTCACATTTGATGTCTCGGCATTCTGCTCTGGCCACCATCTGGATGCCAATATCTACCAGGCGTGCCTTTTGCTAAGGGATTCCTTGCTTAAGAATTTGGACAACGAaaagctgcagctgctcctggAGCAGTGTGTAGCATGCCAAGATGACTTCTGTGATATGCGTTTTCAACATGCTTACGACCTAATAAAAGTGCTGGAAAGCAAAAATTAA